A stretch of the Gammaproteobacteria bacterium genome encodes the following:
- a CDS encoding conserved hypothetical protein (Evidence 4 : Unknown function but conserved in other organisms): protein MHLTIGDTVIPYEVRESRKATRKKIVVTPAGVEVVVPAGTPVDGPEGVIPYVQRKRRWVFDSVREVEEKHHSLLIQQYASGAKLQYRGRWLMLDVRAGDVSEVMITCRSKFHVVVPTGMDSVEKLEVIRKAFDRWLRERALDEVERFGHHHEATLGVYATGYRLSDARSRWGSCGQDQVIRVHWRLVQAPTPALEYVVAHEVAHLAHRNHSPKFWAALSRTLPDWTERKAMLERWEAEHQTGRK from the coding sequence ATGCACCTCACCATCGGCGATACAGTCATCCCCTACGAGGTGCGGGAGTCCCGCAAAGCCACCCGCAAGAAGATCGTCGTCACCCCGGCCGGAGTTGAGGTGGTGGTTCCCGCGGGGACGCCCGTGGATGGCCCCGAGGGAGTCATCCCCTACGTGCAGCGGAAGCGTCGCTGGGTGTTCGACTCGGTGCGCGAAGTCGAGGAGAAGCACCACTCGCTGCTGATCCAACAGTACGCCTCGGGGGCGAAGCTCCAATACCGGGGCCGATGGTTGATGCTCGACGTGCGGGCCGGTGACGTGTCGGAGGTGATGATCACCTGCCGGTCGAAGTTCCACGTCGTCGTTCCCACTGGCATGGATAGCGTTGAGAAACTGGAGGTAATCCGGAAAGCCTTCGACCGGTGGCTTCGGGAGCGGGCACTGGATGAGGTGGAGCGGTTCGGACATCACCACGAAGCGACGCTCGGAGTGTACGCGACTGGGTATCGGCTGTCCGACGCCCGGAGCCGTTGGGGCTCCTGCGGGCAGGACCAGGTGATCCGGGTCCACTGGCGGCTCGTGCAGGCCCCGACCCCGGCGCTTGAGTACGTCGTGGCCCACGAGGTCGCTCACCTTGCCCACCGGAACCACTCACCGAAGTTCTGGGCGGCGCTGTCGCGCACGCTCCCCGACTGGACCGAACGGAAGGCGATGCTGGAGCGATGGGAGGCGGAGCACCAGACCGGGCGCAAATGA
- a CDS encoding conserved hypothetical protein (Evidence 4 : Unknown function but conserved in other organisms), giving the protein MYPTIPLPDDASELSEQLGSKKKFWCRIKEQRYLFKVGRQGTGENWAEKVAAELANLLGVPHALYDLAVCKGEYGVLSPAIVPPDGRLILGNELLAELHTDYPLQRIRNVSDHTLPRIHALLSREEVKIPIDWQPSNLSIQSAFDVFIGYLLFDAWIANQDRHHENWGLINYNGVIHLAPTYDHAASMGQNETDANRRERLDTRDQGRHINSYIKKARSAIYAGKNETKPLLTIDAFNYAAHRRPRAAKFWLDRLKQINITECRITFEQLPVSVGISEVGIDFSLTLLRLNRDRLLQHEVAP; this is encoded by the coding sequence ATGTATCCTACTATTCCCCTTCCTGATGATGCGTCAGAACTTTCCGAACAGTTGGGTAGCAAGAAGAAATTTTGGTGTCGTATTAAGGAACAGCGCTATCTATTCAAAGTGGGACGGCAGGGAACTGGAGAAAACTGGGCGGAGAAGGTTGCGGCTGAATTAGCCAATCTCCTTGGTGTTCCACATGCCTTATATGATCTTGCGGTATGTAAAGGTGAGTATGGTGTTTTATCGCCAGCGATTGTCCCACCCGATGGTCGCCTTATTCTTGGGAATGAATTACTGGCGGAGCTTCATACGGATTACCCGCTTCAGCGGATTCGGAACGTATCGGACCACACCCTTCCAAGGATTCACGCACTCTTGAGTAGGGAAGAGGTAAAAATTCCTATTGATTGGCAACCGTCTAACCTGTCTATTCAGAGTGCCTTTGATGTATTTATCGGTTATCTACTATTTGACGCATGGATCGCCAATCAAGATCGGCATCATGAAAATTGGGGGCTAATTAACTACAACGGCGTAATCCATCTTGCGCCAACCTATGACCACGCGGCATCCATGGGGCAGAATGAGACTGATGCCAATCGCCGTGAACGGTTAGACACTCGTGACCAAGGACGTCATATTAATTCATATATTAAAAAGGCTCGATCCGCTATTTATGCTGGAAAAAATGAAACCAAACCACTTCTAACCATCGATGCTTTCAATTATGCGGCACATAGACGCCCACGAGCCGCGAAATTTTGGCTGGATAGATTAAAACAAATCAACATAACTGAATGCCGGATAACTTTCGAACAATTACCCGTATCAGTAGGCATCAGTGAAGTGGGAATAGATTTTTCCCTAACCCTACTACGATTAAATCGGGATCGGTTGCTCCAACACGAGGTTGCGCCATGA